One Gloeothece verrucosa PCC 7822 DNA window includes the following coding sequences:
- a CDS encoding PAS domain S-box protein: MNKSVQRLYLLMDNHENELIDQLLETIKQSKTFSRPQCADSSYQLMMSDLAKMAIPQISLALKEALETSSERQEFASNFEEILTIIDNFIIKTDAPEQPPPLNIIKDFLKICCKFYLKIINLSDLNEKNKPKLKRNTSCFFEALELEIYKQKWIQKIDPKIPIFSEKNFALFKEKQSLKNPKNIELNEAELLFDKNHKIISLNSPAAIILTGGKNQAEALIFLQKEMKRKLLWLKTQIEQFSRSNQEENKCKIFIKTQLEQQRFEAKFTRRAEGTAVTLTRLFDLPDSQTNVQQLEKRLKPEVTPKDNPHNPPSENRISIKEFAITSSISAIAIGDLQGNLTYVNQAFLEMWRYDNDDEVLGKPFLNFWQIDQQGETLIQTIRTRGQWIGELIAKKKDKSLFKAQVSANLVKNEANIAIYIMISVMDVSQQQGTEESLQKLLRLYTNLTQAAPVGIFRADESGKWLYANEKALLISGISLDKAIGMGWANYVHNDDRARVFNEWIKSIQTQTSWRTEYRYRHSDGNNTWVLVQAIPEMDEQGKIVGYLGTLTDITERKNAEEATNKINAQMQAIFDAFPDILFRIDQQGTILDYKTQDHHSLYCSPQEFIGRTVQEVLPESVGNLLYEGVQKALVSGEIVSIEYFLIIALQKRFFDARIVRLSPVETIAVVRDISDRKQTELALRESEERLKTIISTNPNGLLILDLQGKVLFVNPAAEILFGRKQEDLMGQILGIPIIVNNYSEIEILQPSGKLIIVRMRLVKIIWQEKNAFLASLVDVTDIQQAQEQLKILYQATEQSPVSVVITDAEGTIEYVNPKFEKITGYQRAEVIGQNPRILKSGETTTEEYKQIWKTITSGQEWHGEFHNKKKNGELFWEAASISPIKNAEGIITHFVAVKEDITERKAQQTTLTYQANYDALTGLPNRFLAIDRLKQAILQADRQKKRVAVMFIDLDHFKDVNDTLGHEYGDLLLQKVSQRLKQCLRKSDTVARLGGDEFLIILPNLRETHHCKLIASKILSSLEKPFNLLTEEAFISASIGITLYPDDGNDVSVLMRNADAAMYLGKRGGRNDFKFYTMGMNEEAQSRLRIEKLLRYALKKNEFYLVYQPIIDLRFQTVIGAEALLRWNNPELGRVSPDQFISIAEETGLISELGAWVISQACQEVVNWQTQGSPIWVAVNLSPRQFRESKLLEIISNAITLNGITNHYLELEITEKLLLEDFPGSKGIIEQLHEMDFRLSIDDFGTGYSALSYLIKFPFNRLKIDRSFIADIPHNQEVLALVKTIIAMGHGLKLQVIAEGVETTEQANILEAEGCDYAQGYFFSRPLLSEEFRRYLQSHQNPQAAINPIDDQ, from the coding sequence CAACGTCTTTACCTCTTGATGGATAATCACGAGAACGAGTTGATCGATCAACTTCTCGAAACGATAAAGCAGTCGAAAACTTTTTCTCGGCCCCAATGCGCTGATAGCTCTTATCAGTTAATGATGAGTGATTTGGCTAAAATGGCTATCCCCCAAATATCTTTGGCTTTAAAAGAAGCCCTTGAAACTAGCTCGGAGCGGCAAGAATTCGCTTCAAACTTTGAGGAAATTTTAACAATCATTGATAACTTTATTATAAAAACTGATGCTCCCGAGCAACCCCCACCCTTAAATATTATTAAAGACTTTCTAAAAATCTGTTGTAAATTTTATCTAAAAATCATAAATTTATCCGATTTAAATGAAAAGAATAAGCCAAAATTAAAACGAAATACAAGTTGCTTTTTTGAAGCGTTGGAATTAGAGATTTATAAACAAAAATGGATTCAAAAAATAGACCCCAAAATACCGATATTTTCCGAGAAAAATTTTGCTTTATTTAAAGAAAAACAATCTCTAAAAAACCCAAAAAATATTGAGCTAAATGAAGCCGAATTACTGTTTGATAAAAATCATAAAATCATTAGCTTAAACTCACCAGCAGCAATCATTTTAACGGGAGGCAAAAATCAAGCAGAAGCCTTAATTTTTCTGCAAAAAGAGATGAAGCGAAAACTCTTGTGGTTAAAAACTCAAATCGAACAGTTTAGCCGCTCAAATCAAGAGGAAAACAAGTGTAAAATTTTCATTAAAACCCAACTAGAGCAACAAAGATTTGAGGCTAAATTTACGAGGAGAGCAGAGGGAACAGCAGTAACTTTAACTCGCTTGTTTGATCTCCCAGATAGCCAAACTAATGTTCAACAGCTTGAAAAAAGATTAAAACCCGAAGTGACCCCCAAAGATAACCCTCATAACCCACCCTCAGAAAATCGTATAAGCATTAAAGAATTTGCGATAACTTCGTCAATTAGTGCTATAGCTATAGGAGATTTACAAGGAAATTTAACTTATGTTAATCAAGCCTTTTTGGAAATGTGGAGATATGACAACGATGACGAAGTTTTAGGAAAACCTTTTTTGAACTTTTGGCAAATTGACCAACAAGGGGAAACCTTAATACAAACTATCCGCACTCGTGGTCAATGGATAGGAGAATTGATAGCAAAAAAGAAAGATAAAAGTTTATTTAAAGCTCAAGTATCAGCAAATCTTGTCAAAAATGAGGCTAATATCGCTATTTATATCATGATCTCAGTGATGGACGTTAGCCAACAACAAGGAACAGAAGAATCATTACAAAAACTGCTAAGACTTTATACAAATTTAACTCAAGCCGCCCCGGTAGGAATTTTTCGGGCTGATGAAAGCGGCAAATGGCTTTATGCTAACGAAAAAGCCCTGTTAATCAGTGGAATTAGCTTAGATAAAGCAATTGGCATGGGATGGGCCAACTATGTACACAATGATGATCGAGCCAGAGTTTTCAATGAATGGATTAAATCGATACAAACTCAAACCTCATGGCGGACAGAATATCGTTATAGACACTCAGACGGTAATAATACCTGGGTTTTAGTACAAGCGATTCCTGAAATGGATGAACAGGGAAAAATCGTCGGCTACCTAGGCACATTAACAGATATTACAGAACGAAAAAATGCCGAAGAAGCCACCAACAAAATTAATGCTCAAATGCAGGCAATTTTTGATGCTTTTCCCGATATTTTATTTCGCATCGACCAACAAGGAACCATTCTAGATTATAAAACTCAAGACCATCACTCTTTATATTGTTCTCCTCAAGAGTTTATCGGCAGAACTGTTCAAGAAGTCTTACCGGAATCAGTGGGAAATTTACTGTATGAAGGAGTGCAAAAAGCCTTAGTCAGTGGAGAAATCGTCAGCATAGAATATTTTCTCATCATTGCCTTACAGAAACGATTTTTTGATGCTCGTATCGTTCGATTGAGTCCTGTAGAAACCATTGCCGTTGTTCGAGACATTAGTGACCGCAAACAAACTGAACTGGCTTTAAGAGAAAGTGAAGAACGACTAAAAACCATTATCTCAACCAATCCTAATGGGCTATTGATTTTAGATTTACAAGGCAAAGTTCTTTTTGTGAATCCAGCCGCAGAAATTCTTTTTGGCAGAAAACAAGAAGATTTGATGGGGCAAATTTTAGGAATTCCTATTATTGTCAATAATTACAGTGAAATAGAAATTCTCCAGCCGAGCGGGAAATTAATTATAGTCAGAATGCGATTAGTAAAAATTATTTGGCAAGAAAAAAACGCTTTTCTCGCTTCTTTAGTCGATGTGACAGATATTCAGCAGGCACAAGAACAATTAAAAATTCTTTATCAAGCAACCGAACAAAGTCCTGTCTCAGTAGTCATCACTGATGCAGAAGGAACTATAGAATATGTCAATCCCAAATTTGAGAAAATCACCGGATACCAACGAGCAGAAGTAATCGGGCAAAACCCACGTATCCTTAAGTCCGGTGAAACCACGACGGAAGAATATAAACAAATTTGGAAAACCATTACATCAGGGCAAGAATGGCATGGAGAATTTCACAATAAAAAAAAGAATGGAGAGCTATTTTGGGAAGCGGCTTCTATTTCACCGATCAAAAATGCAGAAGGAATTATCACCCATTTTGTAGCAGTAAAAGAAGATATTACCGAACGCAAAGCGCAACAAACCACTCTCACTTATCAAGCTAACTATGATGCTCTAACCGGCTTACCAAACCGTTTTCTAGCCATAGATAGACTGAAACAGGCAATTTTGCAAGCCGACCGTCAAAAAAAACGAGTAGCGGTCATGTTTATCGATTTAGACCACTTTAAAGATGTCAACGATACCCTAGGTCATGAATATGGCGACTTACTGCTGCAAAAAGTTTCTCAACGTCTCAAGCAGTGTTTACGAAAAAGTGATACAGTAGCTCGATTAGGCGGAGATGAATTTTTAATTATTCTTCCCAATTTACGAGAAACCCATCATTGTAAACTCATTGCTAGTAAAATTCTTTCTAGCTTAGAAAAACCTTTTAACCTATTAACAGAAGAAGCTTTTATTTCTGCAAGTATTGGCATTACTCTCTATCCGGATGATGGAAACGATGTTAGTGTGCTGATGCGGAATGCAGATGCTGCCATGTATTTAGGCAAAAGAGGAGGACGCAATGATTTTAAATTCTATACGATGGGTATGAATGAAGAAGCGCAATCTCGCCTGCGGATAGAAAAATTACTGCGTTATGCTCTCAAAAAAAATGAATTTTACCTCGTTTATCAACCCATCATTGACTTAAGGTTCCAGACAGTCATTGGCGCAGAAGCTTTACTGCGTTGGAATAATCCCGAACTCGGCCGAGTTAGTCCTGATCAATTCATTTCTATTGCCGAAGAAACCGGGTTAATCAGTGAATTAGGAGCGTGGGTGATCTCTCAAGCTTGTCAAGAAGTGGTGAACTGGCAGACACAAGGATCACCCATCTGGGTAGCGGTTAATCTTTCTCCTCGTCAATTTAGAGAGTCAAAACTTCTAGAAATCATCAGCAATGCTATCACGCTCAATGGCATTACTAATCATTATTTAGAGCTAGAAATAACCGAAAAATTGCTCTTAGAAGATTTTCCGGGCTCTAAAGGCATCATTGAGCAATTGCATGAGATGGATTTTCGTCTCTCAATCGATGATTTTGGGACGGGATATTCCGCTTTAAGTTATCTGATCAAATTTCCGTTTAATCGCTTGAAAATTGACCGTTCATTTATCGCTGATATCCCCCACAATCAAGAAGTATTGGCATTAGTAAAAACCATTATTGCTATGGGACATGGGCTAAAATTGCAAGTAATAGCAGAAGGTGTAGAAACCACTGAGCAAGCAAATATCCTTGAAGCTGAAGGGTGTGATTATGCACAAGGTTACTTTTTTAGTCGCCCCTTACTGAGTGAAGAGTTCCGCCGCTATTTACAATCCCATCAAAATCCTCAAGCGGCAATTAACCCTATTGATGATCAGTAA